A genomic region of Paenibacillus sp. PL2-23 contains the following coding sequences:
- the uvrB gene encoding excinuclease ABC subunit UvrB has protein sequence MQDVPDNERFQLKSEYKPQGDQPKAIRELVEGVKAGKRHQTLLGATGTGKTYTIANAIAELNRPTLVIAHNKTLAAQLCSEFKSFFPDNAVEYFVSYYDYYQPEAYIPSTDTFIEKDSSINDEIDKLRHSATSALFDRRDVIIVASVSCIYGLGSPTEYSSMVLSLRVGMEKPRDAILRKLVDIQYARNDISFTRGTFRVRGDIVEIFPVANNERAIRVELFGDEIERITEIDVLTGEIVGEREHAAIFPASHFVTREETMKLALVNIERELEERLAELREAGKLLEAQRLEQRTRYDLEMMAEMGFCSGIENYSGPLTFRERGATPYTLLDYFPEDMVVVIDESHVSLPQIRAMFNGDRARKEMLVNHGFRLPSAMDNRPLRFEEFEEKTKQLIYVSATPGPYELEHCPSMTEQIIRPTGLLDPLIDIRPSKGQIDNLLEEIRDRIAKDERVLVTTLTKKMAEDLTDYLKEVGIKVRYLHSDIKTLERLAILRDLRLGVFHVLVGINLLREGLDLPEVSLVAILDADKEGFLRSDRSLIQTIGRAARNSEGRVIMFADKVTDSMDRAIKETERRRAIQEAFNEKHGIQPQTIRKRVHDVIEATKVAEQKADYLTGAGTGNMTKKERQSLIERLESEMKEAAKSLQFERAAELRDALLELRAEVG, from the coding sequence ATGCAAGATGTGCCGGATAATGAGAGATTTCAATTAAAGTCGGAATACAAGCCGCAAGGCGATCAGCCCAAAGCGATTCGGGAGCTCGTGGAAGGCGTGAAGGCCGGCAAGCGGCATCAGACGCTGCTGGGAGCGACGGGCACGGGCAAGACGTATACGATCGCGAACGCGATTGCGGAGCTGAACCGTCCCACGCTAGTCATTGCCCACAACAAGACGCTCGCAGCGCAGCTGTGCAGCGAGTTCAAGTCCTTCTTCCCCGACAACGCGGTTGAATACTTCGTCAGCTATTATGACTACTACCAACCGGAAGCCTACATCCCATCCACAGATACATTCATCGAGAAGGATTCCAGCATCAACGACGAGATCGACAAGCTCCGCCACTCCGCTACAAGCGCGCTGTTCGACAGGCGGGATGTCATCATTGTAGCGAGCGTGTCCTGTATATACGGCCTCGGCTCGCCTACCGAATACAGCAGCATGGTCCTGTCTCTGCGTGTTGGCATGGAGAAGCCGCGCGACGCCATTCTGCGCAAGCTGGTCGACATTCAGTACGCCCGCAACGATATCAGCTTCACGCGAGGCACGTTCCGGGTGCGCGGGGACATTGTGGAGATATTCCCTGTCGCGAACAACGAGCGGGCCATTCGGGTAGAGCTGTTCGGCGACGAGATTGAGCGAATTACCGAGATTGACGTGCTCACAGGGGAGATTGTCGGCGAACGGGAGCATGCAGCGATATTCCCGGCCTCCCACTTTGTGACGCGGGAGGAGACGATGAAGCTGGCTCTCGTCAATATCGAGCGGGAGCTGGAGGAGAGGCTGGCGGAGCTGAGGGAGGCGGGCAAGCTGCTGGAAGCGCAGCGGCTGGAGCAGAGAACTCGCTATGATCTGGAGATGATGGCGGAGATGGGCTTTTGCTCGGGCATCGAGAACTACTCGGGTCCGCTGACGTTCCGGGAGCGGGGGGCAACGCCTTATACGCTGCTGGATTATTTTCCGGAAGACATGGTGGTTGTCATTGACGAGTCTCACGTGTCTCTGCCGCAGATTCGGGCCATGTTCAACGGCGACCGGGCGCGTAAGGAGATGCTTGTTAATCACGGCTTTCGCTTGCCCTCGGCGATGGACAACCGGCCGCTTCGCTTTGAGGAGTTCGAGGAGAAGACGAAGCAGCTGATCTACGTTTCCGCAACGCCGGGTCCGTATGAGCTGGAGCATTGCCCAAGCATGACGGAGCAGATTATCCGTCCGACGGGGCTGCTGGACCCTCTGATTGATATTCGTCCCTCCAAGGGACAGATCGACAATCTGCTGGAGGAGATCCGCGACCGGATTGCCAAGGACGAGCGGGTGCTCGTGACGACGCTGACGAAGAAGATGGCAGAGGATTTGACGGATTATCTGAAGGAAGTTGGCATCAAGGTACGGTATCTGCACTCCGATATTAAGACGCTGGAGCGTCTGGCGATTCTGCGGGATTTGCGCCTGGGTGTGTTCCATGTGCTTGTGGGCATTAACCTGCTCCGGGAAGGCCTTGACCTGCCGGAGGTGTCGTTGGTTGCGATCCTGGACGCGGACAAGGAAGGCTTCCTTCGCTCCGACCGCTCGCTGATCCAGACAATTGGCCGGGCGGCCAGGAACTCGGAGGGCAGAGTCATTATGTTCGCGGACAAGGTGACGGATTCCATGGACCGCGCGATCAAGGAGACGGAGCGCCGCCGCGCCATTCAGGAGGCGTTCAATGAGAAGCATGGCATTCAGCCGCAGACGATCCGCAAGCGCGTGCACGATGTCATCGAAGCGACCAAGGTCGCGGAGCAGAAGGCAGACTATTTGACAGGCGCAGGTACGGGCAATATGACGAAGAAGGAACGCCAGTCGCTGATTGAGAGACTGGAGAGCGAGATGAAGGAAGCGGCGAAGAGCCTGCAGTTTGAGCGTGCGGCCGAGCTGCGCGACGCTCTGCTGGAGCTGCGCGCCGAGGTGGGATGA
- a CDS encoding response regulator: MRAILIDDERLALIRMEQMVRAIDGMEVLGMFMDPAEAMAQVATDRPDIIFLDIQMPEISGLDLAVHIHECSPETEIVFVTAYDQYALEAFNVQALDYLLKPVSSERLAQAVERIRKCSKGRESVLGDAAKQARPAVGVRCMGSLELLLEGQAPIRLKWRTAKIKELFAYLLHNRGQVISRDMLIELLWPEVEEKAGIVNLQTSVYRIRTMMKELGLQDALRLGYSQYGYRLEAEGVVLDSERWDAELRVLPPLSEATADAHLRVFHAYEGDYWGEDSYFWAEPERRRLKSMWRHHAGELAEYYQGIGKHREALALYGRMIKLDPALEQAHWAIMRIYDGMNDRSSVHAQYELLAAALEQSAGIQPDPALIAWYEQWSSGNK, encoded by the coding sequence ATGAGAGCAATACTTATTGATGATGAAAGACTGGCATTGATTCGAATGGAGCAAATGGTGAGAGCCATAGACGGAATGGAAGTTCTGGGCATGTTCATGGACCCCGCAGAAGCGATGGCGCAAGTCGCAACGGACCGGCCGGACATTATATTTCTGGATATTCAAATGCCTGAGATCAGCGGACTGGACTTGGCCGTGCACATTCATGAATGCTCGCCCGAGACCGAGATTGTATTCGTGACGGCTTATGACCAATATGCATTGGAGGCCTTTAACGTACAAGCCCTGGACTATCTGCTGAAGCCGGTCTCAAGCGAGCGGCTCGCGCAGGCGGTGGAGCGCATTCGCAAGTGCAGCAAGGGGAGGGAGTCTGTGCTGGGCGATGCGGCGAAGCAAGCGCGTCCGGCTGTAGGGGTGAGGTGTATGGGAAGCTTGGAGCTGCTGCTTGAGGGACAGGCGCCGATTCGGCTGAAGTGGCGAACAGCCAAGATTAAGGAGCTCTTTGCATATTTGCTTCATAACAGGGGGCAAGTCATTAGCAGGGATATGCTGATCGAGCTGCTGTGGCCGGAGGTTGAGGAGAAGGCGGGCATTGTCAATTTGCAGACAAGCGTTTATCGAATCCGGACAATGATGAAGGAGCTTGGCTTGCAAGATGCCTTGCGTCTGGGTTATTCACAGTACGGCTACAGACTGGAGGCAGAAGGCGTCGTACTGGATTCCGAGCGGTGGGATGCCGAGTTGAGGGTGCTGCCTCCCCTCTCCGAAGCGACGGCAGATGCCCATCTGCGCGTATTTCACGCGTATGAAGGGGACTACTGGGGCGAAGACAGCTACTTCTGGGCGGAGCCTGAGCGTCGGCGACTGAAGTCGATGTGGCGGCATCATGCCGGCGAGCTGGCGGAATATTATCAGGGCATCGGGAAGCATCGCGAGGCTCTTGCCCTCTATGGCCGTATGATCAAGCTGGATCCTGCGCTGGAGCAAGCGCATTGGGCCATTATGCGCATATATGATGGAATGAATGACCGAAGCTCGGTCCATGCACAGTATGAGCTTCTGGCAGCCGCACTGGAGCAATCGGCCGGTATTCAGCCAGACCCTGCTCTTATAGCCTGGTACGAGCAATGGAGCAGCGGGAATAAGTGA